In the genome of Candidatus Ornithobacterium hominis, the window CCCGCTAGATACGGTCTCTACCTCACAATTATTCCTCTACTTAGAGCAACTTTTTTTGACTGAAAAAGTAGAAAAATTAGTGGTAGGATTACCTATGCGAGCACACGGTGTAGCAGGTGAAATCGAAGTCGATATTCAAAAATTCCTAAAGGCTTTCAAAAAAAAATACCCAAAAATTGAAATTTACAGAGAAGATGAAAGTTATACATCTCTCCGCGCTGCCGAAGCTTTGGTCTTGGGTGGGATGAAAAAGAAAAAACGCCAAAAAAAAGGAATGCTAGATAAAGTCAGCGCAACTATTATACTGCAATCTTTCATGAAAAATCAAAAATAATTACCTTTGTCTCCCAAATTATTGAAATAATGATTTATGATATCCGCGCCTACGGCGACCCTATATTGAGAGAGAAAAGCCAAGCCATTTCATCAGACTATCCACATCTAGATGAGATTATAGAAAACATGTTTGAAACCATGTATGACTCTAATGGAATCGGCTTAGCTGCACCGCAGGTTGGGCTTCCTATTCGTTTGTTTATCATTGATTTATCACCATTCAAGGATGACCAAGATTATGCCGATATTGCCGAGGAATTAGCTGAGTTTAAAAAAGTATTCATCAATGCAGAAATCATTGACGAAAAAGGGGGGAAATGGAAGTTTAATGAAGGGTGCTTGAGTATCCCCAACATCCGAGAAGATATCAGCCGTCACGCTGAGATCACTATCAAATATTTAGATGAAAATTTTCAGCCACATGAAGAAGAATTTAATGATATCTTTGCACGAGTCATTCAGCATGAGTATGACCACATCGAGGGCATTCTTTTTGTAGATTACCTCAGTAATTTCAAGAAAAAATTAATTCATAAAAAATTAGAAAAAATCAAGCGCGGAAATGTGAAAGTTAATTATAAAATGAGATTTCCTAAGGCTTAAAAAATTTTAAATAAATAAAGTATATGAAGATAGATAAAGTAATTGCAATTAGCGGAAAACCAGGCTTATACCATCTAATATCACAAACCAAAAGCGGTTTTATCGCAGAAAATTTAGATGACGGAAAAAAAACTAACGTGCCAGCGAGCTACAATGTCAGTCTTTTGAGCAATGTAGCTATTTACACTACAACAGAGGAAGTCCCTTTGGCAGAAGTTTTTAGAAAAATTTATGATAAAGAAAACGGTGGTGAGACCATCAATCACCGTTCACCAGAGGTTGAGTTAAGAAATTACATGGAAGAAGTTTTACCAGACTATGATAAGTCACGTGTTTACCACTCTGATTTGAAAAAATTGTTCCAATGGTACAATATCTTACTGAGAAAAGAACTTTTAAGCAGTTCAAAAGAGCAAAAAGCGCCCAAAACTTCTGAAGAAGAATAAATGCACAGCAGAGAAGAGCAAACTCAGGCGTTCCACCGCTTGCTAGACATCATGGATGAGCTACGAGAAAAATGCCCGTGGGATCGCAAACAAACTATGGAAAGCCTATACCATTTGACCATCGAAGAGACTTACGAACTGGGAGACGCTATTCTCAATAATGATTTAACTGAAGTGAAGAAAGAACTGGGAGACCTCTTTCTTCATTTGGTTTTTTATAGTAAAATCGGTGAAGAAAAAAATGCCTTTGATGTCGCCGATGTCCTAAACACGATTGCAGAAAAACTCATCTTTCGGCATCCGCATATTTACGGCGATGTAGAAGTCAAAAATGAAGAAGAAGTCAAGCGCAACTGGGAACAATTAAAAATGAAAGAGGGTAGGAAATCTGTGCTTTCTGGCGTACCCAAAGGCTTGCCCGCTATGGTGAAGGCCATGCGAATACAAGAGAAGGTGAAAGGCGTGGGGTTTGACTTCTCAAATGGCGATGAATCTTTTGCTAAAATTCAGGAAGAAATACACGAACTGCAAGAAGCCGATGAGGAAAACCTAGAAAATGAATTTGGCGATATTTTATTTTCTATAATCAACTACGCTCGTTTTCTCCAGCTCAACCCAGAGTCGGCGCTGGAAAAAACCAACCAAAAATTCAAAAATAGATTTGAATGGATGGAGGCTGAAATTCAAAAAAATGGACTGTCTTTTAGCGACCTGAGTCTAGAAGAAATGGATGCCTATTGGGAAAAATCTAAACAAAAAAATTTTTAAGGCTTAAAAAAATTGGAAACAATTTCTATTCAAAAAATCAGTCAGCAATTCAAGAATCAAAAAGATTTTGAAAATATTATTCATTTTTTGAACCAAGAAGAACCTCAGCATTTGCAATGCAAAGGATTAATTGGCGGAGCTTTTTCTTTTTTTGCACATCAACTTTTTATAGCAACGCAACGCTCATTACTCTATATTTTTGATGACGCTGAAAACGCAGCATATTGCCTGAACGAACTGGAAGATTTGCTCGACAAAGATCAAGTGCTTTACTTCCCAGCAAGTTATCGCCGACCCTATGAAATTGAGGAAATCAATAATGCTAATGTAGTTTTAAGAACTGAGGTGCTCAATAAATTATCTTCTTCTAAGAAACCAAGGATTATCATCACTACTTCTAATGCTTTAACAGAAAAGGTCGTTACAAAAAAATCACTCACCGAGAAAACTTATCGGCTAAAAGTTGGTGATGAAATTTCAGTCGATTTCTTGAATGAAATTTTATTTTCTTTTGATTTCAAAAGGACAGATTTTGTGACCGAACCAGGCGAATTCTCGGTGCGTGGTGGAATTATTGACGTTTTTTCTTACGCCGATGAGAAGCCGTATCGCATTTCTTTTTTTGGTGATGAAATCGAACGCATCAAATCTTTTGATTTGGAAACTCAGCTTAGCACAGCAGAGGTGAAATCATTCGTCATTGTTCCGAATTTAGAGAATAAGTTAAATACCGAAAAAAGACAATCTTTCTTGGAATTTTTAAATTCAAAAACGCTTATTTTAGGGCAAAATTTGATTTTAACTAAAAGTTTAGTTCAATCAAATTTCGAGAAATCTGAGAAGGCTTTTGAAAATTTAAA includes:
- the ruvX gene encoding Holliday junction resolvase RuvX, which codes for MSCILAIDYGKVRTGLAITDPLQIIASPLDTVSTSQLFLYLEQLFLTEKVEKLVVGLPMRAHGVAGEIEVDIQKFLKAFKKKYPKIEIYREDESYTSLRAAEALVLGGMKKKKRQKKGMLDKVSATIILQSFMKNQK
- the def gene encoding peptide deformylase encodes the protein MIYDIRAYGDPILREKSQAISSDYPHLDEIIENMFETMYDSNGIGLAAPQVGLPIRLFIIDLSPFKDDQDYADIAEELAEFKKVFINAEIIDEKGGKWKFNEGCLSIPNIREDISRHAEITIKYLDENFQPHEEEFNDIFARVIQHEYDHIEGILFVDYLSNFKKKLIHKKLEKIKRGNVKVNYKMRFPKA
- a CDS encoding DUF5606 family protein — encoded protein: MKIDKVIAISGKPGLYHLISQTKSGFIAENLDDGKKTNVPASYNVSLLSNVAIYTTTEEVPLAEVFRKIYDKENGGETINHRSPEVELRNYMEEVLPDYDKSRVYHSDLKKLFQWYNILLRKELLSSSKEQKAPKTSEEE
- the mazG gene encoding nucleoside triphosphate pyrophosphohydrolase — its product is MHSREEQTQAFHRLLDIMDELREKCPWDRKQTMESLYHLTIEETYELGDAILNNDLTEVKKELGDLFLHLVFYSKIGEEKNAFDVADVLNTIAEKLIFRHPHIYGDVEVKNEEEVKRNWEQLKMKEGRKSVLSGVPKGLPAMVKAMRIQEKVKGVGFDFSNGDESFAKIQEEIHELQEADEENLENEFGDILFSIINYARFLQLNPESALEKTNQKFKNRFEWMEAEIQKNGLSFSDLSLEEMDAYWEKSKQKNF